In Cicer arietinum cultivar CDC Frontier isolate Library 1 chromosome 7, Cicar.CDCFrontier_v2.0, whole genome shotgun sequence, a single window of DNA contains:
- the LOC101494413 gene encoding uncharacterized protein has product MPLMLQSQQWDSDLVEARYIKEIEDNLSIIRLRFGDNSKPLFRNREFIVYERRQTMEDGTVVVAVASLPKEIAAGLHPKQNNAIRGLLLHSGWVVEKLQDNSCVVTYVVQLDPAGWLPKCFVNRFNTKLVMIIENLRKLAQACPSGQN; this is encoded by the exons ATGCCATTGATGCTGCAAAG CCAGCAATGGGACTCTGATTTGGTGGAAGCAAGATACATAAAAGAAATTGAAGACAACCTCAGCATAATTCGTCTTAGGTTTGGAGATAACTCCAAGCCACTGTTCAGGAATAGAGAATTCATTGTCTATGAGCGACGTCAAACTATGGAAGATGGCACTGTG GTAGTAGCAGTTGCTTCATTGCCAAAGGAAATAGCTGCTGGATTACATCCTAAGCAAAATAATGCAATAAGAGGACTATTGCTACACTCAGGATGGGTAGTGGAGAAGCTTCAAGATAATTCATGTGTTGTTACTTATGTTGTTCag TTGGATCCTGCAGGGTGGCTTCCCAAGTGTTTTGTGAATCGATTTAATACAAAACTGGTTATGATTATTGAAAATCTTAGAAAATTAGCACAAGCATGTCCAAGTGGTCAAAATTGA